The proteins below are encoded in one region of Brassica napus cultivar Da-Ae chromosome A6, Da-Ae, whole genome shotgun sequence:
- the LOC106348566 gene encoding probable WRKY transcription factor 50 produces the protein MNDAETNLGRRFSDDTHSGFDLPDLYLSDEWMDDDLVSAVSGMNHSYGYQTSDSAHAAAFFSGSSSGFGHPESPCANASVAAATATASAEKQIKKEKKKVKERIAFKTQSEVEVLDDGFKWRKYGKKMVKNSPNPRNYYKCSADGCPVKKRVERDGDDPSFVITTYEGFHNHSSKN, from the exons ATGAATGATGCAGAGACAAACTTGGGGAGGAGGTTCAGCGATGATACTCACTCAGGTTTCGACCTTCCGGATTTGTACTTGTCAGATGAATGGATGGACGATGATCTTGTGTCTGCGGTTTCAGGGATGAATCATTCTTATGGTTATCAGACCAGTGATAGTGCTCATGCTGCTGCCTTCTTCTCTGGTTCCTCTAGCGGTTTCGGTCATCCCGAATCTCCATGTGCCAACGCTTCTGTTGCCGCTGCTACAGCCACCGCTTCTGCCG AAAAACAGATTaagaaggaaaagaagaaagtaaaagagagaATTGCATTCAAGACACAGTCTGAAGTAGAAGTGCTTGACGACGGGTTCAAGTGGAGAAAGTATGGGAAAAAGATGGTGAAGAACAGCCCAAATCCAAG AAACTACTACAAGTGTTCAGCTGATGGCTGTCCCGTGAAGAAAAGGGTTGAACGAGATGGAGATGATCCGAGCTTTGTGATAACAACTTATGAGGGCTTCCACAATCACTCAAGCAAGAACTAA
- the LOC106348569 gene encoding solute carrier family 25 member 44-like, protein MSLGALMSEKRARPTSSQVYMSKEVDWKMLDKSRFFFLGAALFSGVSTALYPIVVLKTRQQVSPTHVSCANISLAIARLEGLKGFYKGFGTSLLGTIPARALYMTALEITKSSVGQATVRLGLSETTSMAVSNGAAGLASAVAAQVVWTPIDVVSQRLMVQGDLSLNKHVPGVISSCRYANGFDAFRKILYSDGPRGFYRGFGLSILTYAPSNAVWWASYSLSQKKIWSRFKGPYGHKEDARGSVAVQALSAATASGCSALITMPVDTIKTRLQVLDAEENGRRRAMTVMQTLKSLMREGGGFGACYRGLGPRWVSMSMSATTMITTYEFLKRLSTKKQT, encoded by the coding sequence ATGAGTTTAGGTGCTTTGATGAGTGAGAAGAGAGCAAGACCAACTTCTTCTCAGGTATACATGTCCAAAGAAGTAGACTGGAAAATGCTTGATAAGTCGaggttcttcttcctcggagCTGCTCTCTTCTCCGGTGTATCCACAGCTCTTTACCCTATCGTAGTCCTCAAGACAAGGCAACAAGTCTCACCGACGCATGTCTCCTGCGCCAACATCTCCTTGGCCATTGCTAGGCTCGAGGGTCTGAAAGGGTTCTACAAGGGCTTTGGAACGTCTTTGCTTGGAACCATCCCGGCTCGTGCTCTCTACATGACGGCTCTGGAGATCACCAAGAGTAGTGTAGGTCAAGCAACCGTTAGGTTAGGTTTGTCTGAGACAACGTCTATGGCTGTTTCCAATGGTGCGGCCGGTTTGGCCTCGGCAGTTGCTGCTCAGGTTGTTTGGACGCCGATTGATGTTGTGAGTCAACGGCTTATGGTTCAAGGAGATTTGTCGTTGAATAAGCATGTCCCTGGAGTGATCAGTTCTTGTAGGTACGCTAATGGGTTCGATGCTTTTAGAAAGATTCTTTACAGTGATGGACCGAGAGGGTTCTACAGAGGGTTTGGTCTCTCTATCTTGACTTACGCGCCTTCAAACGCTGTCTGGTGGGCGTCTTATTCTCTGTCTCAGAAGAAGATTTGGTCTCGGTTCAAAGGTCCATATGGCCACAAGGAAGATGCTCGTGGCTCAGTTGCGGTTCAAGCGCTGAGTGCAGCCACAGCGAGCGGTTGCTCAGCTTTGATAACTATGCCTGTAGACACAATCAAGACGAGGCTGCAGGTTTTAGATGCGGAGGAGAATGGGAGGAGACGAGCAATGACGGTGATGCAGACTTTGAAGAGCTTGATGAGGGAAGGAGGAGGGTTTGGGGCTTGTTACAGAGGGTTAGGACCAAGGTGGGTCTCAATGTCAATGTCTGCAACAACTATGATCACAACTTATGAGTTCTTGAAGCGTCTGTCTACAAAGAAGCAGACATGA
- the LOC106348570 gene encoding PHD finger protein ALFIN-LIKE 4, protein MDGGGDGGGAAYNPRTVEEVFRDFKGRRNGMIKALTTDVQEFYRLCDPEKENLCLYGHPNEHWEVNLPAEEVPPELPEPVLGINFARDGMMEKDWLSLVAVHSDAWLLAVAFFFGARFGFDKADRKRLFNMMNDLPSIFEVVAGTAKKASKEKSSVSNNSSNRSKSNSKRGSEPKPKYSKPEPNEEEEEGVEEEDEDDDDEQGETQCGACGESYAADEFWICCDLCENWFHGKCVKITPARAEHIKQYKCPSCSNKRARS, encoded by the exons ATGGACGGAGGTGGCGACGGTGGTGGTGCCGCGTACAACCCACGCACGGTGGAGGAGGTTTTTAGGGATTTTAAGGGTCGTAGGAATGGCATGATTAAGGCTTTAACCACTG ATGTTCAGGAGTTTTACCGACTTTGTGATCCTG AAAAGGAGAACCTGTGCCTTTATGGGCACCCGAATGAGCACTGGGAAGTGAATCTACCAGCTGAAGAGGTTCCCCCGGAGCTCCCGGAGCCTGTCTTGGGTATCAACTTTgccagagacgggatgatggAAAAGGATTGGCTGTCCCTTGTTGCTGTCCACAGTGATGCATGGCTTCTTGCTGTTGCTTTCTTTTTCGGAGCCAGGTTTGGATTTGACAAAGCTGATAG GAAACGGCTGTTCAATATGATGAATGACCTCCCATCAATATTTGAGGTTGTGGCTGGCACTGCAAAGAAAGCATCAAAGGAGAAATCATCTGTTTCCAACAACAGCAGCAACAGATCCAAGTCAAACTCCAAG AGAGGATCAGAACCTAAGCCCAAATACTCAAAGCCAGAGCccaatgaagaggaagaggaaggtgtggaagaggaggatgaagatgatgatgatgagcaaGGGGAAACACAGTGTGGGGCATGTGGTGAGAGCTATGCCGCCGATGAGTTCTGGATCTGCTGTGACCTCTGTGAGAACTGGTTCCATGGGAAGTGTGTGAAGATAACACCAGCCAGAGCTGAGCACATCAAGCAGTACAAGTGCCCATCTTGCAGCAACAAGAGAGCTCGTTCCTAA